Part of the Campylobacter concisus genome, TTTAATGACCTTGTGCCTGAGCTTTCACAAGAGCTTGGTACATATTTTGATACGCTTTATATAGAAGAAAAAAAAGAAGAAATTTTAAAAGCTAAAGAGCCAAAAGTCATTACTAAAACTGAGCCAACTTACCATCAAAGCGTTTCATTTAGCGGCAATGACATTAGTACATTTAATGATAGAGAATTTAGAGAATATTTTATAAATTTATCACTAATGCTTTTAAGGAGTGATATTAAAAATTTTAATGCTTATACTTTAATTTCTGAAGCAATGTGGGGCAGAATAAAGGCGCTTCCATCAAGTAGCGATCAAATAACACAGATACGTTATCCTGATGAAAATCTGATTATGCTTTTTAAAAAAAGTAACGAACTAAATCTTGACAACTTAGAAAAATTTATAAGAAATTTAGCACTTAATCCATTTTGGATAGAAGGCATTAAGATATTTTGCGAGTTTTTAAATAGTGCTGGACTTGCAAGGCAAAGTGATCTTATTTGTGATATGGTTTTAAATTTTATTGATAAATTTCCAGATATAAAAAAGCTTAAATTTCAAAGCGGAGAAGCTTTTTTTAGTGAAGATATAAATAAATTTTTTATTAAAAGTAATTCTTTGGAATTTACTTCCAGCAGTGATAGTAAAAAAGATATGAGTTTTGAAGATCTAATAAAAGAACTAGACAAAAGCAAGCATGCTTCAAGTGCTCAAAGTGAGCTTAATTTTATGCTTGAATTATCAAAAATTTTTACTGCTCAAGGTATGAATAATAATGCAAAAGCTACCTATGCACAAATAGTTAATTTTATAGAAAATACCGAGCTTAAAGATTATTTATCAGACGTATATATAAAGGCAAAAACATTTGTGTGATAAAATATGTTTTTTTAAATCACCTTTAATTTT contains:
- a CDS encoding type VI secretion system domain-containing protein encodes the protein MQDNFCNKFNEDFLENELYISLTDEMSKYKTLMHDSIKWDYVFSSSLRALSEFSLDAKLLNFLAISAINLNDKEAFKTLIKAFAFFLSILKKEPNLLAKNEKQLPTKKKIIAQTIELFTQANDKALDQADAKAFNDLVPELSQELGTYFDTLYIEEKKEEILKAKEPKVITKTEPTYHQSVSFSGNDISTFNDREFREYFINLSLMLLRSDIKNFNAYTLISEAMWGRIKALPSSSDQITQIRYPDENLIMLFKKSNELNLDNLEKFIRNLALNPFWIEGIKIFCEFLNSAGLARQSDLICDMVLNFIDKFPDIKKLKFQSGEAFFSEDINKFFIKSNSLEFTSSSDSKKDMSFEDLIKELDKSKHASSAQSELNFMLELSKIFTAQGMNNNAKATYAQIVNFIENTELKDYLSDVYIKAKTFV